In the genome of Pseudomonas sp. P5_109, one region contains:
- a CDS encoding alpha-1,4-glucan--maltose-1-phosphate maltosyltransferase has translation MTAEKPTELSYNPHMPLSQALLLPRIVIENIMPTLEGGQFAVKSVVGQDVVVTAKVFADGHDKLAVRVRWRADDEDVWHSAVMNDLGNNGWQGQFRVHSQGRYLFCIEAWIDQFASFRYELEKKHAAAVPVSLELQEGRIHVQQAAERSEGQLSEQLAALHHELSGLLETEQVALFLHPRSADLMARVDHRAYLSLSPEYPVDVERELAQFASWYELFPRSITDSPQRHGTFNDVHSRLAMIQDMGFDVLYFPPIHPIGRSYRKGPNNSLTAGPDDPGSPYAIGSEEGGHEAIHQQLGTREDFRRLVAAAAAHGLEIALDFAIQCSQDHPWLKQHPGWFNWRPDGTIKYAENPPKKYQDIVNVDFYAPEAIPSLWVELRDIVVGWVEEGVKIFRVDNPHTKPLPFWQWLIADVRALYPEVIFLAEAFTTPAMMARLGKVGYSQSYTYFTWRNTKAELATYFTELNESPWRECYRPNFFVNTPDINPAFLHESGRSGFLIRAVLATMGSGLWGMYSGFELCESAPVPGKEEYLDSEKYEIRPRDFNAPGNIIAEIAQLNRIRRQNPALHTHLGLKVYNAWNDNILYFGKRSYDGSNFILVAVSLDPHNVQEANFELPLWEMGLPDDASTQGEDLMNGHRWTWHGKQQFMRIDPAYQPFGIWRITAS, from the coding sequence ATGACGGCTGAAAAACCGACTGAGTTGAGCTACAACCCGCACATGCCGCTGTCGCAGGCGTTGTTGCTGCCGCGTATCGTCATTGAAAACATCATGCCGACCCTTGAAGGCGGGCAGTTCGCGGTCAAGTCCGTGGTGGGTCAGGATGTGGTGGTGACGGCCAAGGTGTTCGCCGACGGGCATGACAAGCTGGCGGTTCGCGTACGCTGGCGGGCCGATGACGAGGACGTTTGGCACAGCGCGGTCATGAACGATCTGGGCAACAACGGCTGGCAAGGGCAGTTCCGTGTCCACAGCCAGGGCCGGTATCTGTTCTGTATCGAAGCGTGGATCGATCAGTTCGCCAGTTTTCGCTATGAGCTGGAAAAGAAACATGCGGCGGCGGTTCCCGTCAGCCTGGAGCTGCAGGAAGGGCGGATTCATGTGCAGCAAGCCGCCGAACGTAGCGAAGGGCAACTCAGCGAGCAACTGGCGGCCTTGCACCATGAACTGTCAGGACTGCTTGAAACCGAGCAGGTCGCACTGTTTTTGCACCCGCGTAGCGCCGACCTCATGGCCCGCGTCGATCATCGCGCCTATCTGAGCCTGAGCCCGGAGTACCCGGTGGATGTGGAGCGCGAGTTGGCGCAGTTTGCCAGTTGGTATGAACTGTTTCCGCGTTCGATCACCGACAGTCCGCAACGCCACGGTACTTTCAACGACGTGCATTCGCGGCTGGCGATGATCCAGGACATGGGTTTCGACGTGCTGTATTTCCCGCCGATCCACCCGATCGGGCGCAGCTATCGCAAAGGCCCGAACAACTCGCTGACGGCGGGCCCCGATGATCCGGGCAGTCCCTATGCAATCGGCAGCGAAGAGGGCGGGCACGAGGCGATTCACCAGCAGTTGGGCACCCGCGAAGACTTCCGCCGACTGGTGGCGGCCGCCGCGGCCCATGGTCTTGAAATCGCCCTGGATTTTGCCATCCAGTGCTCCCAGGACCATCCGTGGCTCAAGCAACACCCCGGCTGGTTCAATTGGCGACCGGACGGCACGATCAAATACGCGGAGAACCCGCCGAAGAAGTACCAGGACATCGTCAACGTCGACTTCTATGCCCCCGAGGCGATTCCCAGCCTGTGGGTGGAACTGCGCGACATCGTGGTCGGCTGGGTCGAGGAGGGCGTGAAGATCTTTCGCGTCGATAACCCGCACACCAAGCCGTTGCCGTTCTGGCAATGGCTGATCGCCGATGTACGGGCGTTGTACCCCGAGGTGATCTTCCTCGCCGAAGCCTTCACCACCCCGGCGATGATGGCGCGCCTGGGCAAGGTCGGTTACTCCCAGAGCTACACCTATTTCACCTGGCGCAACACCAAGGCCGAACTGGCGACCTATTTCACCGAACTCAACGAATCGCCGTGGCGTGAATGCTACCGGCCGAATTTCTTCGTCAATACGCCGGACATCAATCCAGCATTCCTGCATGAATCCGGGCGCTCCGGGTTTCTCATCCGCGCCGTGCTGGCGACCATGGGCTCGGGCTTGTGGGGCATGTACTCGGGTTTCGAGCTGTGCGAGTCGGCGCCGGTGCCGGGCAAGGAGGAATACCTCGATTCCGAGAAGTACGAGATCCGCCCGCGGGACTTCAATGCGCCGGGCAACATCATCGCCGAGATCGCCCAGCTCAACCGCATCCGCCGGCAGAACCCGGCGCTGCACACGCATCTGGGGCTGAAGGTCTACAACGCCTGGAACGACAACATCCTGTACTTCGGCAAGCGCAGCTATGACGGCAGCAATTTCATTCTGGTGGCGGTCAGCCTCGATCCGCACAACGTGCAGGAGGCGAACTTCGAGTTGCCGTTGTGGGAAATGGGTTTGCCGGACGACGCCAGCACCCAGGGCGAAGACTTGATGAATGGTCATCGCTGGACCTGGCACGGCAAGCAGCAATTCATGCGGATCGACCCGGCGTATCAGCCGTTCGGGATTTGGCGCATTACTGCCTCATAA